In Sphingomonas sp. SORGH_AS_0950, the following are encoded in one genomic region:
- a CDS encoding MSMEG_0570 family nitrogen starvation response protein, with protein sequence MPEMRFVVRWPDGQVERCYSPSTIVAERLTAETDYPLADFVRAATAALEEASERVRARYGMGCGHAMHQADRIREAGRRFAGIPGATVHIERFES encoded by the coding sequence ATGCCTGAGATGCGCTTCGTCGTCCGCTGGCCCGATGGGCAGGTGGAACGCTGCTACTCCCCCTCCACCATCGTCGCCGAACGGCTGACGGCGGAGACGGACTATCCGCTCGCCGATTTCGTCCGCGCTGCGACGGCGGCGCTGGAGGAGGCGAGCGAGCGGGTCCGCGCGCGCTACGGCATGGGCTGCGGTCATGCCATGCATCAGGCGGACCGGATCCGCGAGGCCGGCCGCCGCTTCGCCGGCATCCCCGGTGCCACCGTCCACATCGAACGCTTCGAATCCTGA